GAGAAACACGCAAACAATACAAATGAAGGAAGATCACCTGACAGATATGACTACTGGCTTCCTTGAGGGAGCAAATCCTTTCTTAATTCCACATGTATCTCCTTATATAAATATCTATCTAACTCAAAGCTTGCATTATACTGTTATAAAGATTGCACTAATCCTGAAGACTTCATTCAATTATAGTTTAATTACTCCCAGCACTACCATGCTCCATAGTCTCAATTACTTAGGATACTTAATCATCATTTTCTCATATCCTACTTTTTCTTACTTCTGGCAATTTTTATCTATCATGTCTTGGAATTGTCAAGGACTAGGCCAACCAAACACTAGTAGGCACCTAAATAACATGTTAAACAAACATAATCTTGACATCTTCTTTCTATCTGAAACCAAACAACAAACTAAGAATCTAAAAGCTATCCTCAGCAACATAGGTGTCACTAATTTTTGGTTTGTTGAGCCCATAGGAAAATCCAATACTGCCGGTGGCCTTGTCTTAGCCTGTAAAACCAACCTAAAGGTCACTATAAAAGACTTCTCTAACCATCATATTAGTGCCATTGTGCATCCTAGTGTAGGGGAACCTTGGTTATTCACAGGCTATTATGGCAGTCCTTAAACTACTTTAGATAAAATGCACTCCTGGAAAATGATACAAAACACTAATAAGACTAACACTCTACCTTGGTTGATAATGGGTGACCTGAACTTCGTGTTGCATGATCATGAAAAATTCAGTCAACATCATATTGATTCTTATGAAGCTAACATCTTTCTGGAGAAATTGGAAGCATCTAATCTTACTGATGTGGGCTATATTAAATGTCCTTTCGCATGGACTAATAGAAGAGTGGGTCATCATCTTACAGAACAAAGATTAGACAGAGGGATAGCCAATGAAAGATGGCTTGAAACTCACCCAAATTCCACCATCTCCAACCTTCCTGCCATTGGCTCTGATCATAACTCCATCCTTCTCAATACCAATCCTAACTGGAAACAGGGACATAttcctttcaaattctttggtccctGGCTAGACCACCAAGATTGTAAAGAAATCATTGCAAAATGTTGGAAGACTCGGCACAAAGGTTCTCTTGCTATCAAGATTGCTAGGAAGTTAAGAGATATTAAAGTAAAATTAAAGAAATGGAACAAGGAAATATATGACAACATTAAGAAAAATCTAGAAGAAAGTTTTCAACACTTGGAATGGATCACCAAAAATCAATTTAACAACAATAGGGGTCAGGCTATCAGAGATGCTAAGAAGAAAGTTGAACATTGGCAGAATATTCAAGAAAGTTTGTGGAAGACTAAAAGCAGGTACCATCTCATCAAACTTGGAGATAAAACACCAGCTACTATCTGCCAAGAAAAGATACATAAGGAATAAAATTGTTTCAATCCAACAAGAAGATGACACTTGGCTACATAATAGTAATGAGATAGCCCTTTGCTTCACCAATCATTTTGTTACTATGGCTACAGCTGAACCTATAACCATCAATCAATCCATCATAAATCTCATTCCCACCACCATAACCAACACTGAGAATAGTAATCTCTTAAGGACATCTGATGCAGTGGAAAtcaaaaatattctatttagcaTGGAAGGGGACAAGGCTCCATGACCTAATGGCTTCCCACAAATTTTTTCCAAGCTAACTGGGAAGTTGTAGGTGAGGATCATCAACATGGTTCAAAACTTTTTCACTTCTGGCTACCTTCTTAAAAGAGATGAATTCtacttttatttctctcatccccAAAACTGAAAATCCTAACACCCCATCTCAATTCAGACATATATCCTTATGTAATACCACTTACAAAATCATAACCAAACTTCTTGATC
The sequence above is a segment of the Papaver somniferum cultivar HN1 unplaced genomic scaffold, ASM357369v1 unplaced-scaffold_125, whole genome shotgun sequence genome. Coding sequences within it:
- the LOC113331308 gene encoding uncharacterized protein LOC113331308, translated to MGDLNFVLHDHEKFSQHHIDSYEANIFLEKLEASNLTDVGYIKCPFAWTNRRVGHHLTEQRLDRGIANERWLETHPNSTISNLPAIGSDHNSILLNTNPNWKQGHIPFKFFGPWLDHQDCKEIIAKCWKTRHKGSLAIKIARKLRDIKVKLKKWNKEIYDNIKKNLEESFQHLEWITKNQFNNNRGQAIRDAKKKVEHWQNIQESLWKTKSRYHLIKLGDKTPATICQEKIHKE